A section of the Cololabis saira isolate AMF1-May2022 chromosome 16, fColSai1.1, whole genome shotgun sequence genome encodes:
- the txlnbb gene encoding taxilin beta b → MEVLQESSPAAPAGPAGPDLTEDLAQQLEDIINTYQAAQITAEPEDGDEVTPAKEPDSRRDQKAEKKMLKNLGKEAMLLMQSLNKLGSPEQKLEAIIKKHAELLEEHRGDQKQMKVLQKKLLQVMKEKDQLQSEHSRAVLARSKLESLCRELQRHNKTLKEETLQRCREDDLKRKEITTHFQGTLSEIQAQIEEHSSRNTKLCQENGALADKLKGLISQYDQREANLEKVFKHRDLKEKLLETKLTQANLFLKEAEDKHKLEKELLLKQVAECKLHMRALKEQETDMKGQLEMYSKKFDEFQGTVSQSNSVYSGFKQDMDKMGKKMRKLDKECQSWKSRFDGCNKSLVEMVADRAIKEKEFELLAVKNQKLENLCRALQEERKGLYEKVQGAQGDTDGADPTLKAGPEAPEAPEAPEAPEAPEAPKEEQPAHNAAAKPASPRTEQLAKLKAEQARLKEIACSFTISHAPTETPSQSHGLSEGDQEPEVQHTDPELGDLNMVD, encoded by the exons ATGGAGGTCCTTCAGGAGAGCAGCCCCGCCGCCCCCGCGGGCCCCGCCGGCCCCGACCTGACCGAGGACCTGGCCCAGCAGCTGGAGGACATCATTAACACCTACCAGGCCGCCCAGATCACAGCTGAGCCCGAGGACGGAGACGAGGTCACGCCGGCCAAGGAGCCGGACTCCCGCAGGGACCAGAAGGCCGAGAAGAAGATGCTCAAAAACCTCG GGAAGGAAGCCATGCTGCTGATGCAGAGCTTGAACAAGCTGGGCTCGCCGGAGCAGAAGCTGGAGGCCATCATCAAGAAACACGCAGAGCTG CTGGAGGAGCATCGGGGGGACCAGAAGCAGATGAAGGTTCTGCAGAAGAAGCTGCTCCAGGTGATGAAGGAAAAGGACCAGCTGCAGAGCGAGCACAGCCGGGCCGTTCTGGCCCGAAGCAAGCTGGAGTCGCTCTGCAGAGAGCTGCAGAGGCACAACAAGACGCTGAAG GAGGAGACCCTGCAGAGGTGCAGGGAGGACGACCTGAAGAGGAAAGAGATCACCACCCACTTCCAGGGGACGCTGAGCGAGATCCAGGCCCAGATCGAGGAGCACAGCAGCCGCAACACCAAGCTGTGCCAGGAGAACGGCGCCCTGGCCGACAAACTCAAGGGACTCATTTCACAGTACGACCAGCGAGAGGCG AACCTGGAAAAGGTGTTCAAGCACCGAGACCTGAAGGAGAAGCTGCTGGAGACCAAACTCACGCAGGCCAACCTGTTCCTGAAGGAGGCCGAGGACAAGCACAAGCTGGAGAAGGAACTG ctgctgaaacaggtGGCCGAGTGTAAACTGCACATGCGGGCCCTGAAAGAGCAGGAGACCGACATGAAGGGCCAG CTGGAAATGTACTCCAAGAAGTTTGACGAGTTCCAGGGGACGGTGTCCCAGAGCAACAGCGTCTACAGCGGCTTCAAGCAGGACATGGACAAG ATGGGCAAGAAAATGAGGAAGCTGGATAAAGAGTGCCAGTCGTGGAAGAGCCGCTTCGACGGCTGCAACAAGAGTCTGGTAGAAATGGTGGCAGAC AGAGCCATCAAGGAGAAGGAGTTCGAGCTTCTGGCCGTCAAGAACCAGAAACTGGAGAACCTGTGCCGGGCCTtgcaggaggagaggaagggcCTTTACGAGAAGGTCCAGGGAGCACAAGGCGACACGGACGGCGCCGACCCGACACTAAAGGCGGGCCCCGAGGCCCCGGAGGCCCCGGAGGCCCCGGAGGCCCCGGAGGCCCCGGAGGCCCCGAAAGAGGAGCAGCCGGCCCACAACGCCGCGGCCAAGCCGGCGTCTCCGCGGACCGAGCAGCTGGCCAAGCTGAAGGCCGAACAGGCCCGGCTGAAGGAGATCGCCTGCTCCTTCACCATCTCTCACGCACCGACGGAAACACCGAGCCAATCACACGGACTCTCTGAGGGCGACCAGGAGCCCGAGGTTCAACACACAGACCCAGAGCTGGGAGACCTCAACATGGTTGATTAA